One region of Yersinia bercovieri ATCC 43970 genomic DNA includes:
- a CDS encoding MalY/PatB family protein, translating into MFDFSTPVDRHGTWCTQWDYIADRFGAADLLPFTISDMDFPTAPVILQALNQRIEHGVLGYSRWQHEDFLGAIRHWYQTRFQCHIDTSMAVYGPSVIYMVAQLIRCWSAPGDFVVTHTPAYDAFYKVILGNQRQLLSCPLHNVDNQWQCDMAHLEALLARPQTKILLLCSPHNPTGKVWSPAELAQMAELCERHQVKVISDEIHMDMTWGNQQHTPWSQVGHTPWALLTSGSKTFNIPALTGAYGFISDTDTRETYSQMLKGRDGLSSPAVLAIVAHIAAYQQAAPWLDELRSYLQANLAYVAQRLNGAFPSLNWQPPQATYLAWIDLRPLNIDDHQLQEVLIEREKVAIMPGFTYGEEGRGFLRLNVGCARSKLVAGMDKLISGIQFLQRE; encoded by the coding sequence ATGTTCGATTTCTCCACCCCCGTCGATCGTCACGGCACCTGGTGCACCCAGTGGGACTATATTGCTGACCGTTTTGGCGCCGCAGACCTGCTACCATTCACTATTTCAGATATGGATTTCCCCACCGCGCCGGTGATCCTGCAAGCACTCAATCAGCGCATTGAGCATGGTGTTTTGGGCTATAGCCGCTGGCAGCATGAGGATTTTCTCGGCGCGATCCGCCACTGGTATCAAACGCGTTTTCAGTGCCACATTGATACCTCCATGGCGGTCTACGGCCCCTCGGTCATCTATATGGTGGCCCAGCTGATTCGCTGCTGGTCAGCGCCCGGCGACTTTGTTGTCACTCACACCCCAGCTTATGATGCCTTTTATAAAGTGATCCTCGGTAATCAGCGCCAGTTGCTCAGTTGCCCGCTACATAACGTGGATAACCAGTGGCAATGTGATATGGCACATCTCGAAGCGCTGCTGGCACGGCCGCAGACCAAAATATTATTGCTGTGCAGCCCACATAACCCGACGGGCAAAGTCTGGTCGCCCGCAGAGCTGGCACAGATGGCCGAGCTATGTGAGCGCCATCAGGTGAAAGTGATTAGCGATGAAATTCATATGGATATGACCTGGGGCAATCAGCAACATACACCATGGAGCCAGGTGGGCCATACCCCTTGGGCCTTACTCACCTCCGGCTCCAAGACATTCAATATTCCCGCCTTAACCGGCGCATACGGTTTTATCAGCGATACTGACACCCGCGAGACCTATAGCCAGATGTTGAAAGGCCGTGATGGCTTATCTTCCCCTGCGGTACTGGCTATCGTGGCACATATTGCCGCTTATCAACAAGCCGCCCCCTGGTTAGACGAACTGCGCAGTTACCTGCAAGCCAATCTGGCTTATGTGGCGCAGCGGTTGAATGGCGCGTTCCCAAGCTTAAACTGGCAGCCACCACAAGCCACCTACTTAGCATGGATAGATTTACGCCCCCTGAATATTGATGACCATCAATTGCAGGAAGTGCTGATCGAGCGAGAGAAAGTCGCCATTATGCCGGGTTTCACCTATGGCGAAGAGGGTCGTGGCTTCCTGCGGCTCAATGTCGGCTGCGCCCGCAGTAAGCTGGTGGCGGGTATGGATAAGCTAATTAGTGGCATTCAGTTTTTACAGAGAGAATAG